A single region of the Bacillus cereus genome encodes:
- a CDS encoding DUF3933 family protein, protein MKRYVICQIIDGDKYLAAYAETKQDAIEKAELLGLRTGNRYTVITAEEAEGLTYP, encoded by the coding sequence ATGAAACGATATGTAATTTGCCAAATTATCGATGGGGATAAATATTTAGCTGCTTATGCGGAGACGAAGCAGGATGCAATTGAAAAAGCAGAATTGTTAGGATTACGAACGGGAAATCGATACACAGTTATTACTGCGGAGGAAGCTGAAGGGTTAACTTATCCTTAA
- a CDS encoding patatin-like phospholipase family protein, whose product MKIDGVFEGGGVRGVAHVGAICALAEKGYEWERVAGTSAGSIIAALLAAGYSCSELKTIITDIDYNKFMKKTFIDRIPFIGKGLSAWTTLGIYSNIFIEEWIEALLRKKGIHLFTDLPDLNKLKIIASDISNGKMVVFPDDLPNYGFLNYRFSIAKAVRMSSTIPFFFEPVKWRTPKWKQPCYMVDGGILSNYPIWIFDSPTSPRWPTFGFHFVKDEIQADPAHYNEPISMFKGLFKTMMQAHDLRHLDKESKARTITIPTGSITSTNFELTKEEKEWLYNSGYNAANKFIQSWNFRQYIDEYRNGNQDRKTNRYFRQLDS is encoded by the coding sequence ATGAAGATTGATGGTGTTTTTGAAGGAGGCGGTGTACGCGGAGTTGCGCATGTAGGAGCAATTTGCGCGTTAGCTGAAAAAGGCTATGAATGGGAGCGTGTTGCTGGAACATCAGCTGGTTCAATTATCGCAGCGCTCCTAGCAGCAGGATATTCTTGTTCAGAGTTAAAAACGATAATAACTGATATTGATTATAATAAATTTATGAAGAAAACCTTTATTGACAGAATCCCGTTTATCGGCAAAGGATTAAGCGCATGGACTACTCTTGGTATTTACTCTAATATTTTTATAGAAGAATGGATTGAAGCATTACTTCGAAAAAAAGGAATTCACTTATTTACAGATTTACCTGATTTAAATAAGCTTAAAATTATCGCTTCTGATATAAGTAATGGTAAAATGGTTGTCTTCCCCGATGATTTACCGAACTATGGATTTTTAAATTATCGCTTCTCTATTGCTAAAGCTGTAAGAATGAGTAGTACAATCCCCTTCTTCTTTGAACCCGTAAAATGGAGAACCCCAAAATGGAAGCAACCCTGTTATATGGTTGATGGAGGGATTTTAAGCAATTATCCAATTTGGATTTTCGACTCACCCACCTCTCCTCGCTGGCCGACTTTTGGGTTTCATTTTGTAAAAGATGAGATTCAAGCTGATCCTGCCCACTATAACGAGCCTATCTCCATGTTCAAAGGACTATTTAAAACAATGATGCAAGCCCATGATTTACGTCATTTAGACAAGGAATCTAAAGCAAGAACGATTACAATTCCAACAGGATCCATTACAAGTACAAACTTTGAGTTAACAAAGGAAGAAAAAGAGTGGCTTTACAATTCTGGTTATAACGCTGCAAATAAGTTTATACAATCTTGGAACTTCAGACAATATATTGATGAATATAGAAACGGAAATCAGGACCGAAAAACAAATCGGTATTTCCGTCAACTTGACTCATAA
- a CDS encoding YjcZ family sporulation protein, with the protein MGYGYSCGGYGGGYGYGGSCGGCGYGGFALLIVLFILLIIIGASCWGGFVGC; encoded by the coding sequence ATGGGTTACGGATATAGTTGCGGTGGTTATGGCGGCGGTTACGGTTACGGCGGTAGTTGTGGTGGATGTGGTTATGGAGGTTTCGCTTTATTAATCGTTTTATTTATCCTTCTAATCATCATCGGAGCTAGCTGTTGGGGCGGCTTTGTAGGCTGCTAG
- a CDS encoding YwqG family protein, which yields MDKKIEVLIDKYGLSHLKEELINTVFPCVKVVPKQEERVAIGSSKMGGVPDLPDSFEYPMYKGTPLHFIAQFNLSDLQNVRMEHNLPKTGMLYFFSIENYFEEDVDQTKAGRVLYYDFPVEQLCRANETQAKYTQCAITFELTYKLPELFIEDEADSDRFLQLLEELIPDNYDNHQMFGEPFSVQEEVLYETGEYMGIEPQQMTLLFQIDSDHKNCNMVWGELGMLYFCISNEDLKNRRFENTCCVLQTC from the coding sequence ATGGATAAAAAAATTGAAGTATTAATTGATAAATATGGACTGTCACATTTAAAAGAGGAACTTATTAATACTGTATTTCCTTGTGTAAAAGTTGTGCCAAAGCAGGAGGAAAGAGTTGCGATAGGTAGTTCGAAAATGGGGGGAGTTCCTGATTTGCCGGATTCATTTGAATATCCAATGTATAAAGGAACCCCATTACATTTTATTGCACAATTTAATTTAAGTGATTTACAAAACGTTCGTATGGAACACAATCTTCCTAAAACAGGGATGTTATATTTCTTTAGTATTGAAAATTACTTTGAAGAAGACGTGGATCAAACCAAAGCTGGACGTGTACTTTATTATGATTTCCCTGTAGAACAATTATGTAGAGCAAATGAAACGCAAGCGAAGTATACTCAATGCGCAATTACTTTTGAACTGACTTATAAATTACCAGAACTTTTCATTGAAGATGAGGCAGATTCAGATCGTTTCTTGCAATTACTTGAAGAGCTAATTCCAGACAACTATGATAATCATCAAATGTTTGGTGAGCCATTCTCTGTACAAGAGGAAGTATTATATGAGACAGGGGAATATATGGGGATAGAGCCACAGCAAATGACGCTTTTATTCCAAATTGATTCAGATCATAAAAATTGTAATATGGTTTGGGGAGAATTAGGAATGCTGTATTTCTGTATTAGTAATGAAGATTTGAAAAATCGACGTTTTGAAAATACATGCTGTGTATTACAAACTTGTTAA
- a CDS encoding transglutaminase domain-containing protein: protein MGKTSKYVTVAALCSTIAIGGLQASSVSYAATNPTTVTAQSDAKLLNDFRKELKKHIDNRDENITIAYKTKDRNARDVMDQLYKEYNKIVDADEYVKYNVASTKYSIKGMPGNYTFTLQVKYRESKEQTQYVKSQVKAIIGSIVKPGMDEHEKVKAIHDYVVKHVSYDTSYQAYTAYEALANGSAVCQGYTLLTYELLKEASIQNHIVTGTGNGQAHAWNLVDIENKWYHLDTTFDDPVPDKAGRVTYSYFNMSDEQLSKDHDWDRSKYPAATTSYFGELTSKIKAGSSKTVAYEQMLKETNLKYLSAQYGAETYNEFKKKLQQQFASKPEKVEVRYKQSMDGTMQDIKKVLNEINWPKGAKRVSYQVAPYSAMADYSLATITFTY from the coding sequence ATGGGAAAGACAAGTAAGTATGTGACAGTTGCCGCACTTTGTTCAACTATAGCAATAGGAGGCTTACAGGCGTCATCTGTATCTTATGCGGCTACGAATCCGACTACAGTGACAGCACAATCAGATGCAAAGTTGTTAAATGATTTCAGAAAAGAATTAAAAAAACATATTGATAATCGAGATGAAAATATTACAATCGCATATAAAACAAAAGATAGAAATGCTAGAGATGTTATGGATCAATTATACAAAGAGTATAATAAAATTGTAGATGCTGATGAGTATGTAAAATATAATGTAGCGTCTACTAAATATTCTATAAAAGGGATGCCAGGGAATTATACGTTTACATTACAAGTGAAATATCGTGAATCAAAAGAGCAAACACAATATGTAAAATCTCAGGTAAAAGCAATTATCGGTTCAATTGTAAAACCAGGAATGGATGAGCATGAGAAAGTAAAAGCTATTCATGATTACGTTGTAAAACATGTATCTTATGATACGTCTTATCAAGCGTATACAGCATATGAAGCGTTAGCGAATGGTTCTGCAGTTTGCCAAGGATATACATTATTAACATATGAGTTACTAAAAGAAGCAAGTATTCAAAATCATATTGTAACAGGTACAGGAAATGGACAAGCTCATGCATGGAATTTAGTGGACATTGAAAACAAATGGTATCATCTTGATACTACATTCGATGATCCAGTACCAGATAAAGCTGGGCGCGTAACATATTCATATTTTAATATGTCTGACGAGCAATTAAGTAAAGACCATGATTGGGATCGAAGTAAATACCCAGCAGCAACTACAAGTTACTTTGGTGAATTAACAAGTAAAATAAAAGCCGGTAGTTCAAAAACTGTTGCATATGAACAAATGCTAAAAGAAACAAATTTAAAGTATTTATCTGCACAATATGGAGCGGAAACTTACAATGAATTCAAGAAAAAATTGCAGCAACAATTCGCTTCTAAGCCAGAAAAGGTAGAAGTACGATATAAGCAGTCCATGGATGGAACAATGCAAGATATAAAGAAAGTATTAAATGAAATAAATTGGCCAAAAGGTGCAAAGCGTGTATCTTATCAAGTAGCACCATATAGTGCAATGGCAGATTATTCATTAGCGACAATTACATTTACGTATTAA
- a CDS encoding DUF4083 domain-containing protein: MDLFESNIFTSIYTCLVVGLIVLFFISFTLFIKRLLQNNTMKKQHVINMN, translated from the coding sequence ATGGATTTGTTCGAAAGTAATATTTTTACATCGATATATACTTGTTTAGTAGTCGGGCTTATCGTTTTGTTTTTCATATCATTTACTCTGTTCATTAAAAGATTATTGCAAAACAACACTATGAAAAAACAACATGTGATCAATATGAACTAG
- a CDS encoding NUDIX hydrolase → MANYIKELREKVGHDCVFLNFAGGCVLNEHGEVLLQKRGDFNAWGFPGGAMEIGESAAETAIREIKEETGYDVEINELIGVYTKYFQTYPNGDRAQSIVIVFSCSISGGEKKVDGDETLDLKFFPLDKMPPLFCKQHEDCLQDLLEKRVGVYR, encoded by the coding sequence ATGGCTAATTATATAAAAGAATTACGTGAAAAAGTAGGGCACGACTGCGTTTTCTTAAACTTTGCGGGCGGTTGTGTGTTGAATGAACATGGAGAAGTATTACTGCAAAAAAGAGGTGATTTTAACGCTTGGGGATTTCCTGGCGGTGCAATGGAAATCGGAGAATCTGCCGCAGAAACTGCGATTCGAGAAATAAAAGAAGAAACAGGTTATGATGTAGAAATAAATGAGCTTATCGGGGTGTATACAAAATATTTTCAAACATATCCAAATGGAGACAGAGCCCAGTCAATTGTGATAGTCTTTTCATGCTCAATTTCCGGAGGAGAGAAAAAAGTAGACGGCGATGAAACGTTGGATTTGAAGTTTTTCCCGTTAGACAAAATGCCTCCGTTATTTTGTAAACAACATGAAGATTGCTTACAGGATTTATTAGAGAAAAGAGTTGGGGTATATCGCTAA
- the nadE gene encoding ammonia-dependent NAD(+) synthetase, which yields MTLQEQIMKALHVQSVIDPKAEIRKRVDFLKDYVKKTGAKGFVLGISGGQDSTLAGRLAQLAVEEIRNEGGNATFIAVRLPYKVQKDEDDAQLALQFIQADQSTAFDIASTVDAFSNQYENLLGESLTDFNKGNVKARIRMVTQYAIGGQQGLLVIGTDHAAEAVTGFFTKFGDGGADLLPLTGLTKRQGRALLQELGADERLYLKMPTADLLDEKPGQADETELGITYDQLDDYLEGKAVPADVAEKIEKRYTVSEHKRHVPASMFDDWWK from the coding sequence ATGACATTACAAGAACAGATTATGAAAGCATTACATGTTCAGTCTGTAATTGATCCGAAAGCAGAAATCCGTAAACGTGTTGATTTCTTAAAAGATTATGTAAAAAAAACAGGTGCGAAAGGATTTGTACTTGGAATTAGTGGTGGACAAGACTCTACATTAGCTGGACGTTTAGCTCAGCTTGCAGTTGAGGAAATTCGTAATGAAGGTGGGAACGCAACGTTTATCGCTGTACGTCTTCCTTACAAAGTGCAAAAGGATGAAGATGATGCACAATTAGCATTACAATTTATCCAAGCTGATCAATCAACTGCATTTGATATCGCTTCAACCGTTGACGCCTTCTCAAATCAATATGAAAACTTATTAGGTGAATCATTAACAGATTTCAATAAAGGAAACGTAAAAGCACGCATTCGCATGGTTACACAATACGCAATCGGCGGACAACAAGGACTACTTGTTATCGGAACAGATCACGCTGCAGAAGCTGTAACAGGATTCTTTACAAAATTCGGAGATGGTGGTGCGGACCTATTACCATTAACAGGATTAACGAAGCGCCAAGGACGTGCTTTATTACAAGAATTAGGTGCGGACGAGCGACTTTACTTAAAAATGCCAACAGCTGATTTATTAGATGAAAAACCAGGTCAAGCTGATGAAACAGAGTTAGGTATTACTTACGATCAATTAGATGACTATTTAGAAGGTAAAGCAGTTCCAGCTGACGTTGCTGAAAAGATTGAGAAGCGTTACACAGTAAGTGAGCATAAAAGACACGTACCAGCGTCAATGTTTGATGATTGGTGGAAATAA
- a CDS encoding FtsX-like permease family protein: protein MNIRELAFRNVTRNRRTYSAYFLSSAFAIMAFFVYSFFAFHPALSAGQLGQYVFVSMSFAQSIIYLFTFFFILYSMGMFLKTRKRELGILMMLGMTKYQLKRLIFFENIMIGIGAIIFGILSGMLFSGVLIFVAPMILKLDISLSYYIPMKAIVVTSIMFFILFIIISLFSAGMVRKNKIMKLFRGSAEAKPEPKASIISSILAVVLLSAGYAGALMSHGAMVFIMMIPVTTVVTIGTYLLYKQLSVFIIRLCKKSKRFYWTQTNIITLSDLAYRMRDNARMFFIVTIISTVAFSAIGTLVGFASMTKEIMDRPIAFHYHSKKENTSEIQHIQMIDKGLKKYNIEASKINVSTKKAEEQSLRSATFIKESDYKEYAKLTGEPFNTVSNKEALFLSVEIPGPPMKERKEIALPNMNEQLKVKKVTSSSLSKILRGNVYVISNNQYDSLQDGFKEEKDYMYKTKGTKDEIEVGKELTHQIKPYQEHATFSAEEYDQNQSLQIAGPILFVGFFIGIVFFVCAGSFLYFRLFSDLEDDTRLFEMIRKVGLTRGELSKVVTIRLALLFFVPVGVATLHGAVALTALGQMFEYSLFKENTIVLSIFVSIQVLYFVIIRARYLKQLKERLNIR from the coding sequence ATGAACATTAGAGAACTTGCATTTCGAAATGTAACGCGAAATAGACGAACATATTCAGCATATTTTTTGAGTAGTGCATTTGCTATTATGGCCTTTTTTGTGTATTCATTTTTTGCGTTTCATCCGGCATTAAGTGCTGGACAATTAGGACAGTACGTATTCGTAAGTATGTCTTTTGCACAGTCTATTATTTACTTGTTTACATTTTTCTTCATTTTATATTCTATGGGAATGTTTTTAAAAACGAGAAAACGTGAGCTAGGGATATTAATGATGCTTGGAATGACGAAATATCAATTAAAGCGTCTTATCTTCTTTGAAAATATCATGATTGGAATAGGGGCAATTATTTTCGGGATTCTTTCAGGTATGCTGTTTTCAGGAGTACTAATTTTTGTAGCCCCAATGATATTAAAACTAGATATTTCCTTATCCTATTACATACCGATGAAAGCGATAGTTGTAACGAGTATTATGTTTTTCATATTATTTATTATCATTTCCTTATTTAGTGCCGGAATGGTTCGTAAAAATAAAATTATGAAGTTGTTTAGAGGATCAGCAGAGGCGAAGCCAGAACCAAAAGCATCAATTATTTCTTCTATATTAGCAGTAGTATTGCTTAGTGCGGGTTATGCAGGAGCGCTTATGTCACATGGTGCAATGGTATTTATTATGATGATTCCTGTTACAACGGTAGTCACTATCGGTACGTATTTGCTGTACAAGCAGTTGAGCGTCTTTATTATTCGATTATGTAAAAAAAGTAAACGTTTCTATTGGACACAAACAAATATTATTACTTTGTCAGATTTAGCGTACCGTATGAGAGATAACGCAAGAATGTTCTTTATTGTAACGATTATTTCAACAGTAGCATTTTCAGCAATAGGTACATTGGTTGGATTTGCATCAATGACGAAAGAAATTATGGACAGACCAATTGCGTTTCATTACCACTCAAAGAAAGAAAATACTAGCGAAATACAGCATATACAAATGATTGACAAAGGATTAAAGAAATATAATATAGAAGCTTCAAAAATAAATGTTTCTACGAAAAAAGCGGAGGAGCAGTCGTTAAGAAGCGCTACTTTTATAAAAGAATCGGATTATAAGGAATATGCAAAATTAACAGGAGAACCATTTAATACTGTATCAAATAAAGAGGCTTTATTTTTGTCAGTTGAAATACCTGGACCACCAATGAAAGAAAGAAAAGAAATCGCTTTACCCAATATGAATGAACAGTTAAAAGTGAAAAAAGTTACTTCGTCTTCATTGAGTAAAATATTAAGAGGTAATGTTTATGTAATCTCTAATAATCAATATGATTCATTACAAGATGGATTTAAAGAAGAAAAAGATTATATGTATAAAACAAAAGGAACGAAAGATGAAATTGAGGTTGGTAAAGAGCTTACACATCAGATTAAGCCTTATCAAGAACATGCAACGTTTAGTGCAGAAGAGTACGATCAAAATCAAAGTTTACAAATTGCAGGACCCATTTTATTTGTAGGTTTCTTTATAGGTATTGTATTTTTTGTTTGTGCAGGAAGCTTCCTTTACTTCCGCTTATTTTCTGATTTGGAGGACGATACTCGTTTATTTGAAATGATTCGAAAAGTTGGATTGACGAGAGGCGAATTATCGAAAGTAGTCACAATCCGCTTAGCGCTTTTATTCTTCGTTCCAGTTGGAGTTGCAACATTACATGGGGCAGTAGCATTAACTGCGTTAGGACAAATGTTTGAGTACTCACTGTTTAAAGAGAATACGATTGTATTAAGTATTTTTGTAAGTATTCAAGTTTTGTATTTCGTCATTATACGAGCTCGTTATTTAAAACAATTGAAAGAAAGATTGAATATTCGTTAA
- a CDS encoding AbrB/MazE/SpoVT family DNA-binding domain-containing protein, with the protein MKATGIIRKVDELGRIVIPKELRDVLGIQIKSPLEIFVEEDKVILQKYQPYNACQITGDVSDQNISLANGNITVSIEGAKHVIKEIEQFLKKSEI; encoded by the coding sequence ATGAAAGCAACAGGAATTATTCGAAAAGTAGATGAATTGGGACGGATAGTTATTCCTAAAGAATTACGAGATGTATTAGGAATACAAATCAAATCACCACTTGAAATTTTTGTAGAAGAAGATAAAGTTATTTTACAAAAATATCAACCTTACAATGCTTGTCAAATAACAGGTGATGTTTCAGATCAAAATATTTCATTAGCAAATGGAAACATTACTGTTAGTATAGAAGGCGCAAAACATGTAATAAAAGAAATTGAGCAGTTTTTGAAAAAAAGTGAGATTTAG
- a CDS encoding serine protease codes for MNSSTANKQKGIKLIPFTVNKVVEQVNEIPPGVQLIHAPQVWEKSAKGKDIVVAVLDTGCDINHVDLKDRIVGGRNFTKDYEGNPNIYLDNNGHGTHVAGTIAATENGVGVLGVAPLAKMLVLKVLAGDGSGSYEQIIEAIHYAVNWRGPNKEKVRIISMSLGGPQDVPELHEAIQNAVRQDVLVVCAAGNDGDCNDETEELDFPGAYSEVIEVGAVNLERKISCFSNSNQEIDLVAPGDEILSTYPEGKYAVLSGTSMATPHVAGALALLIKQCEREYGRKLSEPEIYAQLIKRTVPLGYERTSEGNGLIDLLKE; via the coding sequence ATGAATAGTAGTACAGCGAATAAACAAAAAGGCATTAAATTAATTCCGTTTACCGTAAATAAGGTGGTTGAACAAGTAAATGAAATTCCACCAGGTGTACAATTGATTCATGCTCCGCAAGTATGGGAAAAGAGCGCGAAAGGAAAAGACATTGTCGTTGCCGTTTTAGATACAGGTTGTGATATAAATCATGTAGATTTAAAAGATCGTATTGTTGGTGGGAGAAATTTCACGAAAGATTATGAAGGAAATCCCAATATTTATCTTGATAATAACGGGCATGGTACTCATGTAGCGGGGACAATTGCAGCGACTGAAAATGGAGTGGGTGTATTAGGTGTAGCACCACTTGCTAAAATGTTAGTATTAAAAGTATTAGCAGGAGACGGTTCTGGAAGTTATGAGCAAATTATTGAGGCTATTCATTATGCTGTAAATTGGAGAGGACCGAATAAAGAGAAAGTGAGAATTATTTCAATGTCACTTGGTGGTCCACAAGATGTACCAGAGTTACATGAAGCTATTCAAAATGCGGTGAGGCAAGATGTTCTCGTTGTATGTGCTGCTGGAAATGATGGAGATTGTAACGATGAAACTGAAGAATTAGATTTTCCAGGTGCTTATTCTGAAGTGATTGAAGTAGGGGCTGTTAATTTAGAGCGGAAAATTTCATGCTTTAGTAATTCGAATCAAGAAATCGATTTAGTAGCACCAGGTGATGAAATACTATCTACGTATCCAGAAGGGAAATATGCGGTATTAAGTGGTACTTCAATGGCGACGCCGCATGTAGCTGGGGCTCTCGCACTACTCATTAAGCAATGCGAGAGAGAATATGGCAGAAAGTTATCAGAGCCAGAAATATACGCACAACTTATTAAAAGGACTGTACCTTTAGGGTATGAACGTACATCTGAAGGTAACGGATTAATAGATTTGCTAAAAGAATAG
- a CDS encoding ABC transporter ATP-binding protein: MTELVLDHIFKVYDNKTTAVSDFNLHIEDKEFIVFVGPSGCGKSTTLRMIAGLEDISNGSFYIDGERMNDIAPKDRNIAMVFQNYALYPHMTVYDNIAFGLKLRKLPKDEINRRVTEAAKILGLEDYLERKPKALSGGQRQRVALGRAIVRDAKVFLMDEPLSNLDAKLRVSMRSEISKLHRRLNTTTIYVTHDQTEAMTMASRLVVMKDGLIQQVGTPKEVYDNPENIFVGGFIGSPAMNFFTGALQDNYFHIENIRFKIPDGQLKTLKNKGYDKKEIILGIRPEDIHDEPIVLQSSPESTVEITVEVAELLGAETMIHGKLASQNFIARINARSEIKATDKIPLAFSLTKAHFFDIDTEQRIRNN; encoded by the coding sequence ATGACCGAACTTGTATTAGATCATATTTTTAAAGTTTATGATAATAAAACCACTGCTGTTTCTGACTTTAATTTACATATTGAAGATAAAGAGTTTATCGTATTTGTAGGTCCTTCTGGATGTGGAAAATCAACAACTCTACGTATGATTGCAGGTCTAGAAGACATTTCTAATGGTTCGTTTTATATTGATGGAGAGCGTATGAATGATATCGCTCCAAAAGATCGCAACATTGCGATGGTATTTCAAAATTACGCACTATACCCACATATGACTGTTTATGATAATATCGCTTTTGGCTTGAAACTACGCAAACTTCCCAAAGATGAAATTAATCGCCGAGTAACGGAGGCGGCGAAAATCTTAGGGCTTGAAGATTACTTAGAACGAAAACCAAAGGCATTATCAGGTGGACAACGCCAACGGGTTGCACTAGGAAGAGCTATCGTCCGTGACGCAAAAGTGTTTTTAATGGACGAGCCTCTATCCAATTTAGACGCAAAATTACGCGTAAGTATGCGTTCAGAAATCTCTAAACTTCATCGCCGGTTAAATACGACCACTATATATGTGACACATGATCAAACAGAAGCAATGACAATGGCATCACGCCTTGTTGTTATGAAGGATGGGCTCATCCAGCAAGTTGGTACTCCAAAAGAAGTATATGATAATCCTGAAAACATTTTTGTTGGCGGATTCATTGGTTCTCCAGCTATGAATTTCTTTACCGGGGCATTACAAGATAATTATTTTCATATAGAAAACATCCGCTTCAAAATACCAGATGGTCAACTAAAAACGTTAAAGAATAAAGGATATGATAAAAAAGAAATCATACTTGGTATTCGCCCTGAAGACATTCATGATGAACCCATTGTTCTTCAATCTTCTCCTGAATCGACCGTCGAAATTACAGTAGAAGTTGCTGAATTATTAGGAGCTGAGACGATGATTCATGGAAAACTTGCGAGCCAAAATTTTATTGCACGAATCAATGCTCGTTCAGAAATTAAAGCTACCGATAAAATTCCGTTAGCTTTTAGTTTAACTAAAGCTCATTTTTTCGATATTGATACAGAACAACGTATACGTAATAATTGA
- a CDS encoding PucR family transcriptional regulator, translating into MIQQLKTYYGEDIKINEAVLSEDYSWFLVEGNKVGIRKIRLHQREHQLLSSILTPIHTDTFYRTEKEKSWYEALYKNNIISILSVRFLHFFTTQPIVEREEFQDALQSMFSFTTTMIWETSQAGVLILEENIPESVLQTALDTLETDFFISLSFFVGRRYTQTTEFAYLYQWEQKLFSVLSPYLSKKITYIEQLLPYQLIISLPKEERKKYTNQLLAHISNDKELIDSVKVFFQCNLNVSLAAKQLYLHRNTLQYRIDKFIEKTGINIKTFEGAVTVYMAFLSLDIS; encoded by the coding sequence ATGATTCAACAATTAAAAACATATTATGGTGAGGATATAAAAATCAATGAAGCTGTGTTGTCTGAGGATTATAGCTGGTTTTTAGTTGAAGGAAACAAAGTCGGAATTCGAAAAATCCGATTGCATCAAAGGGAACATCAATTGCTTTCATCCATCTTAACACCCATCCATACTGATACATTTTATAGAACAGAAAAAGAAAAATCGTGGTATGAAGCATTATACAAAAATAATATTATCTCTATACTATCAGTTCGTTTTTTACACTTCTTCACAACACAACCTATAGTAGAGAGAGAAGAATTTCAAGATGCTTTACAGTCTATGTTTTCTTTTACTACTACAATGATATGGGAAACTTCACAAGCCGGTGTTCTCATCTTAGAAGAAAACATACCAGAATCTGTATTGCAAACAGCCTTAGATACACTAGAAACAGATTTTTTTATATCCCTATCCTTCTTTGTTGGAAGACGCTATACGCAAACAACTGAATTTGCTTATCTGTATCAATGGGAGCAAAAATTATTTTCTGTTCTTTCTCCCTATCTATCTAAAAAAATTACATACATTGAACAACTCCTCCCTTATCAATTAATAATCTCATTACCGAAAGAAGAAAGAAAAAAATACACGAATCAATTATTGGCACACATTTCAAATGACAAAGAACTAATAGATAGCGTTAAAGTATTCTTCCAATGTAACTTAAATGTATCTCTTGCAGCTAAACAATTATATTTACATCGTAATACTTTACAATATCGAATTGATAAATTTATTGAAAAGACAGGAATTAATATAAAAACTTTCGAAGGTGCAGTAACAGTTTATATGGCGTTTCTTTCATTGGATATTTCGTAA